The following coding sequences are from one Limnobacter sp. SAORIC-580 window:
- the rsmA gene encoding 16S rRNA (adenine(1518)-N(6)/adenine(1519)-N(6))-dimethyltransferase RsmA, which yields MKHQAKKRFGQHFLTDQSVLSNLIGEMRPRADDTLVEIGPGLGALTFWLLKAVNHLQVIEIDRDLAEKLRTGGWKDKLTVHEVDVLKFDFGQLPAPFRVVGNLPYNISSPILFALLEVADRVIDQHFMLQKEVIDRMVAAPKTSDYGRLSVMLQAYYDMDHLFDVPPECFDPPPRVMSAIVRMVPKPAHERAAIPGEIFSRVVSTAFSQRRKMLRNTWANVVPEHMANAAGIALTARAEEIAPQQFVQVAQMMAS from the coding sequence ATGAAACATCAAGCAAAAAAACGATTTGGCCAACACTTTTTGACCGATCAAAGTGTGTTGTCAAACCTGATCGGTGAGATGCGACCGCGTGCAGACGACACGCTGGTTGAAATTGGCCCCGGTTTGGGTGCGCTGACATTCTGGCTACTCAAGGCAGTGAATCACCTGCAGGTGATTGAAATTGATCGGGACCTGGCAGAGAAACTTCGAACCGGTGGCTGGAAAGACAAGCTCACGGTTCACGAAGTGGATGTGTTGAAATTTGACTTCGGGCAACTTCCCGCGCCTTTTCGCGTGGTGGGCAACTTGCCCTACAATATTTCCTCGCCCATCTTGTTTGCTTTGCTTGAAGTAGCCGACCGGGTGATTGACCAGCACTTCATGTTGCAAAAAGAAGTAATAGATCGCATGGTCGCTGCCCCAAAAACCAGCGACTACGGCAGATTGTCGGTGATGTTGCAGGCCTACTACGACATGGACCATTTGTTTGATGTGCCGCCCGAGTGCTTCGACCCACCACCCCGTGTCATGTCAGCAATCGTTCGAATGGTGCCAAAACCCGCGCATGAACGTGCGGCAATTCCTGGTGAAATTTTTAGTCGGGTGGTCAGCACTGCTTTTTCACAACGCCGCAAAATGTTACGCAACACCTGGGCCAATGTGGTACCTGAACACATGGCAAACGCTGCGGGCATCGCACTTACCGCGCGCGCCGAGGAAATTGCACCCCAACAGTTTGTACAAGTGGCACAAATGATGGCCAGTTAA
- the murI gene encoding glutamate racemase, with translation MAKPVLLESAHAVGVFDSGVGGLSVLKAMLNHLPAERFQFVADERHLPYGDKPQHEITDRVLTLSNWLRNQGCKAMVMACNTATAAGANQARAAHANWPIVGIEPAVKPASMLTKTGVVGILATTNTVASERFKALVERFDPMAKVIAHPCPGLVELIEQSPMPEPAIEALLKPMVAELLQKQADVIVLGCTHYPFVAHLISKLAGPGVAVIETGLPVAKQLKTRLESERLLNMGNEHVPLLERVSFFTTGQPESFKTKLVNLLGSDWRNAHVQQLDV, from the coding sequence ATGGCAAAGCCCGTATTGCTTGAATCCGCACATGCGGTGGGTGTGTTCGATTCAGGTGTTGGCGGCCTGTCCGTGCTGAAAGCGATGTTGAATCACTTGCCGGCCGAGCGCTTTCAGTTCGTGGCCGACGAACGGCATTTGCCCTATGGCGACAAACCGCAACATGAAATTACTGACCGTGTATTAACCCTGTCCAATTGGCTGAGAAACCAGGGTTGTAAAGCCATGGTCATGGCCTGCAACACCGCCACTGCCGCAGGTGCAAACCAGGCACGCGCTGCCCATGCGAACTGGCCGATTGTGGGCATTGAGCCTGCAGTCAAACCCGCCAGCATGCTGACCAAAACGGGCGTGGTGGGTATTTTGGCAACCACCAACACGGTGGCCAGCGAACGGTTTAAGGCTTTGGTTGAAAGGTTTGACCCCATGGCCAAGGTAATTGCACACCCGTGCCCGGGGCTGGTTGAACTGATCGAACAATCACCCATGCCCGAGCCTGCTATTGAGGCTTTGTTAAAGCCCATGGTAGCCGAGTTGCTTCAAAAACAGGCCGACGTCATTGTGCTGGGTTGCACGCACTACCCTTTTGTTGCACATCTCATTTCAAAACTGGCTGGCCCCGGCGTGGCCGTAATCGAGACTGGTTTGCCAGTGGCCAAGCAGTTAAAAACACGTCTGGAAAGCGAGCGCTTGTTGAATATGGGCAACGAACATGTGCCTTTGCTTGAGCGTGTGAGTTTTTTTACAACAGGTCAACCCGAGTCTTTCAAGACAAAGCTGGTGAATTTGTTGGGCAGTGATTGGCGCAATGCCCATGTGCAGCAGTTGGATGTTTAA